Proteins found in one Planctomycetes bacterium MalM25 genomic segment:
- a CDS encoding Nickel-containing superoxide dismutase, with the protein MIRPALTLNRLLVLAALAGAGSVQQADAHCQVPCGIYGDQRRFDSMLEDAETITKAIAQIGELAGTHDATGHNQLARWVTTKEQHATSIQETIAAYFLAQRIKADSANYVDQLKASHAITVAAMKAKQAADPATADALTKAIKAYYKVYTGKDYQAAHVH; encoded by the coding sequence ATGATCCGTCCCGCTTTGACGCTAAACCGCCTGCTCGTGTTAGCCGCCCTCGCCGGGGCCGGTTCCGTGCAGCAAGCCGACGCCCACTGCCAGGTGCCGTGCGGCATCTACGGCGACCAACGCCGGTTCGACTCGATGCTCGAAGACGCGGAGACCATCACCAAGGCGATCGCGCAGATCGGCGAGCTGGCCGGCACGCACGACGCGACCGGCCACAACCAGCTCGCCCGCTGGGTGACGACCAAGGAGCAGCACGCCACCAGCATCCAAGAGACGATCGCCGCGTACTTCTTGGCCCAGCGCATCAAGGCGGACAGCGCGAACTACGTCGACCAGCTCAAGGCGTCGCACGCCATCACGGTCGCCGCGATGAAGGCGAAGCAGGCCGCTGACCCGGCGACCGCCGACGCGCTGACCAAGGCGATCAAGGCGTACTACAAGGTCTACACGGGCAAGGATTACCAAGCCGCTCACGTACACTGA
- a CDS encoding Glycosyl transferases group 1, producing MRQLHVIDDLNYGGAQTQLRLLATAAVERGDPVAVASLKRPGAVGGALRAGGVEVEWLGRRLAFDPFALRRLVRTIRRRRPEALVGWGAAAAPFCRLAKRATGVRWLHHPWGQVSPHATLADDDLSRLPSAIDPAIRPADGSAKLAMRGWLRSGGVDVADDAPVLLTVARLDRPRAVNELAWAADVVRVVCPGLRMLVVGDGPALVACQRFASQATEPGLVTWLGGQADLKPFYAAADVVWVGAGRGVAPTPALEAMAAGKPLVMAAAAGREALFDTPSLDAGLLPGWSDRAAWARVTRRLLEERSWAEEIGAANDSRVTAGHSCDEAYAALTECLAVAS from the coding sequence GTGCGACAGCTTCACGTTATCGACGACCTCAACTACGGCGGCGCCCAAACGCAGCTCCGGCTGCTGGCGACCGCCGCCGTTGAGCGGGGCGACCCGGTCGCGGTCGCTTCGTTGAAGCGGCCCGGCGCGGTCGGCGGGGCGCTGCGCGCGGGGGGCGTTGAGGTCGAGTGGCTCGGCCGCCGACTGGCGTTCGATCCGTTCGCGTTGCGGCGGCTGGTGCGAACGATCCGTCGGCGGCGGCCCGAGGCGCTCGTCGGCTGGGGAGCGGCGGCCGCGCCCTTCTGCCGGCTGGCCAAACGGGCGACCGGCGTCCGCTGGTTGCATCACCCGTGGGGCCAAGTGTCGCCGCACGCGACGCTGGCCGACGACGATCTGTCGCGCTTGCCCAGCGCGATTGACCCCGCAATCCGGCCAGCCGACGGTTCGGCGAAGCTCGCCATGCGGGGGTGGCTGCGCTCGGGCGGAGTCGACGTGGCGGACGACGCCCCGGTCCTGCTGACGGTCGCCCGGCTCGATCGCCCGCGCGCCGTGAATGAGCTGGCCTGGGCGGCGGACGTGGTGCGGGTCGTCTGTCCCGGCCTGCGGATGCTGGTCGTGGGGGACGGTCCCGCGCTGGTCGCGTGCCAGCGTTTCGCCTCCCAGGCGACCGAGCCGGGGCTTGTTACCTGGCTCGGCGGGCAGGCGGACCTGAAGCCGTTCTACGCGGCGGCCGACGTCGTTTGGGTCGGGGCGGGGCGGGGCGTCGCGCCGACGCCCGCCCTCGAGGCGATGGCCGCGGGCAAACCGTTGGTCATGGCCGCGGCGGCGGGACGCGAAGCGTTGTTCGACACGCCGTCGCTCGACGCCGGCCTGCTGCCGGGGTGGAGCGACCGCGCCGCCTGGGCGCGGGTCACACGCCGGCTGTTGGAAGAGAGGTCGTGGGCCGAAGAGATCGGGGCCGCGAACGACTCGCGTGTCACGGCGGGTCACTCTTGCGACGAGGCGTACGCCGCGTTGACCGAGTGCTTGGCGGTCGCGTCCTGA